The Aurantiacibacter gangjinensis genome includes a region encoding these proteins:
- the gatC gene encoding Asp-tRNA(Asn)/Glu-tRNA(Gln) amidotransferase subunit GatC — MSVTREEVAKIASLARIRMDDAALDRMVPELNNILDWVEQLGEVDTSTVAPMTAVIPQAQRLRDDVVDADPKTGGGRREDVLANAPAAEHGFYGVPKVIE; from the coding sequence ATGTCAGTGACCCGCGAAGAAGTCGCCAAGATCGCCAGTCTGGCGCGCATCCGCATGGATGATGCCGCGCTCGACCGCATGGTGCCCGAACTCAACAATATCCTCGACTGGGTGGAGCAGCTGGGCGAGGTGGATACCTCCACCGTCGCACCGATGACCGCCGTGATCCCGCAAGCCCAGCGTCTGCGCGACGATGTGGTCGATGCCGATCCCAAGACAGGCGGCGGACGACGCGAGGATGTGCTGGCCAATGCGCCTGCGGCAGAGCACGGCTTTTATGGCGTGCCCAAGGTGATCGAGTGA
- a CDS encoding class I SAM-dependent methyltransferase, producing MRFARRLVDIIAAIVVTLGAPLFRAVGNWPGNFPLYRRQADRAGMHWRSTHYYHPTYRDADLPADVTSERELPGLDLNEAGQLALLDAFECQSELAALTEHAEPELAYAYDNLQFNAGDADALYAMIRHARPNMLIEIGSGHSTRVAAKAIARNRETGALGECRHVCTEPYEMPWLETLGPEILRQKVEDVPRELFDALGEGDILFIDSSHVIRPFGDVTTELLQIVPRLAKGVLVHVHDIFTPRDYPERWLRRDRRLWNEQYLLEAMLAHSPRYRVCLALNWLKHNHGDALERAFPILEKYPDAQPGSFWFEVAQ from the coding sequence GTGAGATTCGCCAGGCGGCTCGTCGATATCATTGCCGCTATCGTCGTAACGCTTGGCGCGCCGCTGTTTCGCGCGGTTGGCAACTGGCCGGGCAATTTCCCGCTATACCGCCGACAGGCCGACCGGGCGGGCATGCACTGGCGTTCGACACATTATTACCACCCGACCTATCGCGATGCGGACCTGCCCGCAGACGTTACGAGCGAACGGGAACTTCCGGGGCTCGATCTGAACGAAGCGGGTCAGCTTGCCTTGCTAGATGCCTTCGAATGCCAGAGCGAGCTTGCCGCGCTGACGGAGCATGCCGAGCCGGAGCTCGCCTACGCCTACGACAATCTGCAGTTCAACGCAGGCGATGCCGATGCGCTTTATGCGATGATTCGGCACGCTCGCCCGAACATGCTGATCGAGATCGGATCCGGCCATTCGACCCGCGTCGCCGCGAAGGCCATCGCCCGCAATCGCGAAACCGGAGCTCTTGGCGAATGTCGCCACGTGTGCACGGAGCCTTACGAAATGCCATGGTTGGAGACGCTCGGGCCGGAGATCCTGCGCCAGAAGGTCGAGGACGTGCCGCGCGAGTTATTCGATGCGCTGGGCGAGGGTGATATCCTCTTCATCGACAGCTCTCACGTCATCCGCCCCTTCGGCGATGTGACGACCGAGCTGCTGCAGATCGTGCCGCGCTTGGCGAAAGGCGTGCTCGTGCATGTCCACGACATCTTTACGCCGCGTGATTACCCGGAACGCTGGCTGCGCCGCGACCGCCGGCTCTGGAACGAGCAGTACTTGCTCGAAGCCATGCTGGCGCACTCGCCGCGATACCGGGTGTGCCTGGCACTCAACTGGCTGAAACACAATCATGGCGACGCGCTGGAGCGTGCCTTTCCGATCCTCGAAAAATATCCGGACGCGCAGCCCGGATCGTTCTGGTTCGAGGTGGCTCAATGA
- the gatA gene encoding Asp-tRNA(Asn)/Glu-tRNA(Gln) amidotransferase subunit GatA, with protein sequence MTDLTNLGVKQIRDGVASGDFTAREVAESFNAAVEAAASLNAFIVTTPDHALDAADKADADRAAGKDLGKMAGVPIGMKDLFATNGTQTTAASHILEGFVPPYESTVSQNLWDAGAGMLGKLNLDQFAMGSSNETSYFGNVASPWRKEGSNAAMSPGGSSGGSSAAVAARIAPAATGTDTGGSIRQPAAFTGICGIKPTYGRCSRWGVVAFASSLDQAGPMARSVEDCAIMLEAMAGFDPKDSTSLDMPVPDWSAALDADLSGKRVGIPNEYRMDGTDQAILDVWEQGKEMLRDAGAEIVDVGLPHTKYALPAYYIIAPAEASSNLARYDGVRYGLRDLPDPGSASGAGGLQDMYAATREVGFGDEVKRRILIGTYVLSAGFYDAYYTQAQKIRTLVQRDFNDAFAKCDVILAPTTPTASFPLGSLNDDPLTMYLNDVFAVPASLAGLPAMSVPATVNEDGLPLGLQLVGPAFDEQVVLNAGLAIEQRAGFTAQPEKWW encoded by the coding sequence ATGACCGACCTCACAAACCTTGGCGTCAAACAAATCCGCGATGGCGTAGCCTCTGGCGACTTCACCGCGCGCGAAGTGGCGGAAAGCTTCAACGCTGCCGTCGAAGCCGCAGCTTCGCTCAACGCCTTCATCGTCACGACTCCCGACCACGCGCTGGATGCTGCCGACAAGGCCGATGCAGACCGCGCGGCGGGCAAGGACCTTGGCAAAATGGCGGGCGTGCCCATCGGCATGAAGGATCTGTTCGCCACAAACGGCACGCAGACCACCGCCGCCAGCCACATCCTCGAAGGCTTCGTGCCGCCCTATGAAAGCACCGTCTCGCAGAACCTGTGGGACGCAGGCGCGGGGATGCTGGGCAAGCTCAATCTAGACCAGTTCGCCATGGGCTCTTCCAACGAGACGAGCTATTTCGGCAATGTCGCCTCGCCGTGGCGCAAGGAGGGCAGCAATGCCGCGATGAGCCCGGGCGGATCGTCGGGCGGGTCGTCTGCCGCCGTCGCCGCGCGCATCGCGCCCGCCGCCACCGGCACCGATACGGGCGGCTCCATCCGCCAGCCCGCTGCTTTTACCGGCATTTGCGGCATCAAGCCGACCTATGGCCGCTGCTCGCGCTGGGGCGTCGTCGCCTTTGCCAGCAGTCTCGACCAGGCAGGCCCGATGGCCCGCTCGGTTGAAGATTGCGCCATCATGCTGGAAGCCATGGCCGGGTTCGACCCGAAGGATTCCACCTCGCTCGACATGCCCGTGCCCGATTGGAGCGCGGCGCTGGATGCCGATCTTTCGGGCAAGCGCGTGGGCATTCCCAACGAATACCGCATGGATGGCACCGACCAGGCGATCCTCGACGTGTGGGAGCAGGGCAAGGAAATGCTGCGCGATGCGGGCGCGGAGATTGTCGATGTCGGCCTGCCGCACACCAAATACGCGTTGCCCGCCTACTACATCATCGCGCCTGCGGAAGCCTCCTCCAACCTCGCCCGCTATGATGGCGTGCGCTACGGCCTGCGCGACCTGCCCGACCCCGGATCGGCGTCCGGGGCAGGGGGCCTGCAGGACATGTACGCCGCCACACGCGAAGTCGGGTTCGGTGACGAGGTGAAGCGCCGCATCCTGATCGGCACCTATGTGCTGAGCGCAGGCTTCTACGATGCCTATTACACGCAGGCGCAGAAAATCCGCACGCTGGTGCAGCGCGATTTCAACGACGCCTTTGCCAAATGCGATGTGATCCTCGCGCCGACGACGCCCACGGCCAGCTTCCCGCTCGGTTCGCTGAACGACGATCCGCTGACCATGTACCTGAACGACGTCTTCGCCGTGCCCGCCTCGCTGGCAGGCCTGCCCGCCATGAGCGTGCCCGCCACGGTGAACGAAGACGGCTTGCCGCTGGGCCTGCAACTGGTCGGCCCGGCTTTCGATGAGCAGGTGGTGCTGAATGCAGGCCTCGCGATAGAACAGCGCGCTGGATTCACTGCGCAGCCGGAGAAGTGGTGGTGA
- a CDS encoding FKBP-type peptidyl-prolyl cis-trans isomerase, with protein MAEVTRVPLQPIAKGSLAKLWLGVLAAVVLAALIAWVAMPKGLSVETITAGEGPAPTEDSVVFVEYVGTLDDGTEFDRSPPTLQLPPQIADLVPEGVPMELGSVVDGFRDGLLQTREGGEYEIYIPADLAYGDSPPPGSDIGPGADLTFNVTVHDVLTQEEFQQLSMQIQMLMMQEQMEAGPADPAAPQ; from the coding sequence CGCCAAGGGATCGCTCGCCAAATTGTGGCTGGGCGTGCTGGCTGCCGTGGTGCTGGCCGCGCTGATCGCGTGGGTTGCCATGCCCAAGGGTTTGTCGGTCGAGACGATCACGGCAGGCGAAGGCCCCGCGCCGACCGAGGACAGCGTGGTATTCGTCGAATATGTCGGCACGCTGGACGATGGCACCGAATTCGACCGTTCTCCGCCCACGCTGCAATTGCCGCCGCAGATCGCCGACCTGGTGCCCGAAGGCGTGCCGATGGAACTGGGCAGCGTGGTAGACGGCTTCCGCGATGGCCTGTTGCAGACCCGCGAAGGCGGCGAATACGAAATCTACATTCCGGCCGATCTCGCTTACGGCGATTCGCCGCCGCCGGGATCGGATATCGGCCCTGGTGCGGACCTGACCTTCAACGTCACCGTGCACGATGTGCTGACGCAGGAAGAATTCCAGCAGCTGAGCATGCAGATCCAGATGCTGATGATGCAGGAGCAGATGGAGGCCGGTCCGGCGGATCCTGCCGCGCCGCAATAA